A single Leptidea sinapis chromosome 2, ilLepSina1.1, whole genome shotgun sequence DNA region contains:
- the LOC126974404 gene encoding zinc finger protein 595-like yields the protein MAEHHIDVNLHLDKDNMQEGLFIKQEPEEDTDVVKEELPAKTTILRRTKESNKVEQEMGYKRVNDISNGEYEKYSSTEIPRFDMFSQPEINYSDTSNKEIEDGCHIDDDLQNLEEQMDISGIKKPYPCNTCDYSFSRSSELERHNRVHTGEKPFSCNLCGKSFNRSAYLKTHKRIHSGEKPYSCNICGKSFSQSSDLNRHSVIHARNRAFSCNICGKSFKGADNLKAHNKTHTVGKPFPCDVCGKSFARADNLRTHIRIHTGEKPYSCNICGKSFNHSGYMKAHKRMHTGEKPFTCDVCGNTFRHSGDLHKHKLLHDGGLDLKCNVCGKKFHSTSVLHAHNKIHIGEKPFSCDVCGKKFIRAGDLRTHNRTHTGERPYSCNTCGKTFRHSSALKRHEVTIHK from the exons ATGGCGGAGCATCATATCGATGTAAATCTGCATCTGGACAAAGATAATATGCAGGAGGGATTGTTTATCAAACAGGAGCCCGAAGAAGATACAGATGTGGTCAAAGAAGAGTTACCAG ctAAAACAACAATATTAAGAAGAACCAAAGAAAGCAATAAAGTGGAACAAGAAATGGGATATAAAAGAGTAAATGACATTAGCAATGGAGAATACGAGAAATATTCAAGTACAGAAATACCGAGGTTCGATATGTTTTCACAACCTGAAATAAACTATTCTGATACAAGTAATAAAGAAATCGAAGATGGGTGCCATATAGACGATGATTTACAAAATTTGGAGGAACAGATGGACATTAGTGGCATTAAAAAGCCGTATCCATGTAATACGTGTGACTACAGTTTCAGTCGATCTAGTGAATTGGAGAGACATAATAGAGTACATACGGGTGAAAAACCCTTTTCATGTAATTTGTGCGGTAAGAGTTTCAATAGGTCTGCATATTTGAAGACGCATAAGAGAATACATTCTGGTGAAAAGCCGTATTCGTGTAATatatgtggtaagagtttcagtcAATCAAGTGATCTAAACAGGCATAGTGTAATTCATGCTAGAAATAGGGCCTTTTCGTGCAATATTTGTGGTAAAAGTTTTAAGGGTGCTGATAATTTGAAAGCGCATAACAAAACACATACTGTGGGAAAGCCATTTCCATGCGACGTATGCGGTAAGAGTTTCGCCCGAGCTGATAATTTGAGGACACATattagaatacatactggtgaaaagccctATTCATGCAATATTTGTGGAAAGAGTTTCAATCATTCTGGATATATGAAAGCACATAAAAGAAtgcatactggtgaaaagccattcacatgtgatgtttgtggcaaCACTTTCCGTCACTCGGGTGATTTACACAAACACAAGTTATTACATGATGGGGGACTGGACTTGAAATGTAATGTTTGTGGTAAAAAATTCCATAGTACTTCTGTTTTGCAtgcacataataaaatacatattggtGAGAAGCCGTTCTCATGTGATGTATGTGGTAAGAAATTCATTCGTGCTGGTGATTTACGGACACATAATAGAACACATACCGGTGAAAGGCCCTATTCGTGTAATACATGTGGTAAAACTTTCAGACACTCTAGTGCACTGAAGAGACATGAAGTAACTAtacataaataa